The following proteins are co-located in the Noviherbaspirillum sp. UKPF54 genome:
- a CDS encoding acetyl-CoA C-acetyltransferase → MTEAYIYDAVRTPRGKGKKDGRLHQVTPVHLLGNLLQALQQRNDLETALVDDVVLGCVTPVGEQGADIARTAVLYAGWDEAVPGVTQSRFCASGLESINLAAMKVMSGQEQLVVAGGVESMSRWTMGSDGGAWFMDPRVNQMTGFAPQGIGADLIATLEGFTRDDVDRFALHSQQKAARARAEGRFAKSLVPVKDVNGMVVLDHDEYIRSDTTMETLAGLKPAFEQMGQMGFDATALRKYTTVERIHHVHHAGNSSGIVDGAALTLVGSRAIGERLGIKPRARIVATAVTGSEPTIMLTGIAPAARKALAKAGMQAKDIDLFEINEAFAAVVMRAARDLGIDEERINVNGGSIAMGHPLGATGAIILGTALDELERTNRSTALVSLCVGGGMGIATIIERI, encoded by the coding sequence ATGACGGAAGCCTACATTTACGACGCCGTGCGCACGCCGCGCGGCAAGGGCAAGAAAGACGGCCGCCTGCATCAGGTCACCCCGGTGCACTTGCTCGGCAACCTGCTGCAAGCCTTGCAGCAGCGTAATGACCTCGAGACCGCGCTGGTCGACGACGTGGTACTCGGGTGCGTCACGCCCGTGGGCGAACAGGGGGCCGACATCGCGCGCACGGCGGTGCTGTACGCCGGCTGGGACGAGGCGGTGCCGGGCGTGACGCAATCGCGCTTTTGCGCGTCGGGCCTGGAATCGATCAACCTGGCGGCGATGAAAGTCATGTCCGGCCAGGAACAGCTGGTGGTGGCCGGCGGCGTCGAAAGCATGTCGCGCTGGACCATGGGCTCCGACGGCGGGGCCTGGTTCATGGACCCGCGCGTCAACCAGATGACCGGCTTCGCGCCGCAGGGCATCGGCGCCGACCTGATCGCCACGCTCGAAGGATTTACGCGCGACGACGTCGACCGCTTCGCGCTGCACTCGCAGCAGAAGGCGGCGCGGGCCCGCGCGGAAGGGCGCTTTGCGAAATCGCTGGTGCCGGTGAAGGATGTGAACGGCATGGTGGTGCTCGACCATGACGAATACATTCGCTCTGACACCACCATGGAAACGCTGGCCGGACTCAAACCCGCCTTCGAGCAGATGGGGCAAATGGGCTTCGACGCCACCGCGTTGCGCAAGTACACCACCGTCGAACGCATCCACCACGTGCACCACGCCGGCAATTCGTCGGGCATCGTCGACGGCGCCGCGTTGACGCTGGTCGGCAGCCGCGCCATCGGCGAACGGCTGGGCATCAAGCCGCGCGCGCGCATCGTGGCGACCGCCGTCACCGGCTCCGAGCCGACCATCATGCTGACCGGAATCGCGCCCGCCGCGCGCAAGGCGCTGGCCAAGGCCGGCATGCAGGCGAAAGACATCGATCTGTTCGAAATCAACGAGGCGTTCGCCGCCGTGGTGATGCGCGCCGCGCGCGACCTCGGCATCGACGAAGAACGCATCAACGTCAACGGCGGGTCGATCGCCATGGGCCACCCGCTGGGCGCGACCGGCGCCATCATCCTCGGCACCGCGCTCGACGAACTGGAACGCACCAACCGCTCCACCGCGCTGGTCTCGCTGTGCGTGGGCGGCGGCATGGGCATCGCCACCATCATCGAACGTATTTAA
- a CDS encoding 3-hydroxyacyl-CoA dehydrogenase NAD-binding domain-containing protein, with product MCIHFQKDADNIVTLTIDMPGRSMNVLNDELTEPFGRAITDIEADKSIKGIILTSGKKEFLAGADIDKLYQITEPQQAFDMAQHFKALLRRLERCGRPVVAALNGTALGGGLELALACHYRVAINNPKAKFGLPEVKLGLLPGGGGTQRLARLIGIQPALPLLLEGKELRAEQAKQQGILHELAADGADMMAKARAWCLANPQAVQPWDDKKFRWPGGDSKSPANAQLWSIAPSMASAKTFGNYPAATDIMSCVFEGGIVDFDTACEVESRYFAHCALSPVAKNLIGTMWFQLNAINKGKSRPEGFAPSKVKKVGILGAGMMGAGIAYVSAKAGIDVVLLDVSVENAEKGKAYSAGLLDKAIKRGRETAEGKQALLAKIATTASVEHLAGCDLVIEAVFEDRAIKADMTKKTEAVLAADAVFASNTSTLPITGLAQASARPANFIGLHFFSPVDKMPLVEIIVGEQTSRETLARGFDYVQQIRKTPIVVNDARGFYTSRVFATYVMEGMKLLMDGQHPRSIEVAGLQAGMPVGPLALQDEVSLSLSWHIMEQTRKDFEAEGKPYAPHPATACLKKMVTELDRPGKKAGKGFYDYPADQPKHLWSGLKDVFPVAPQQLPQKDLIERLMFVQANEAAKCFEEKVVLTVADANIGSIFGWGFAPFQGGALQYINAYGVDNFVRRARELAERYGEYFAPANILVKMAQEGKRFE from the coding sequence ATGTGCATACATTTCCAGAAAGATGCTGACAACATCGTCACCCTGACGATCGACATGCCGGGCCGTTCGATGAACGTGCTCAACGACGAACTGACCGAACCGTTCGGCCGCGCGATCACCGACATCGAAGCCGACAAGAGCATCAAGGGCATCATCCTCACGTCCGGCAAGAAGGAATTCCTGGCCGGCGCCGACATCGACAAGCTGTACCAGATCACCGAGCCGCAGCAGGCGTTCGACATGGCGCAGCACTTCAAGGCGCTGCTGCGCCGCCTGGAGCGCTGCGGCCGCCCGGTGGTCGCAGCACTGAACGGCACGGCGCTGGGCGGCGGGCTGGAGCTGGCGCTGGCTTGCCATTACCGTGTCGCGATCAACAACCCGAAGGCCAAGTTCGGCCTGCCGGAAGTGAAACTGGGACTTTTGCCCGGCGGCGGCGGCACACAGCGCCTGGCGCGCCTGATCGGCATCCAGCCGGCGCTGCCGCTGCTGTTGGAGGGCAAGGAACTGCGCGCCGAGCAGGCCAAGCAGCAAGGCATCCTGCACGAGCTGGCGGCCGACGGCGCCGACATGATGGCCAAGGCCAGGGCCTGGTGCCTGGCCAATCCGCAAGCCGTGCAACCGTGGGACGACAAGAAATTCCGCTGGCCAGGCGGCGATTCGAAGAGCCCGGCCAACGCGCAGCTGTGGTCGATCGCGCCCTCGATGGCCAGTGCCAAGACCTTCGGCAACTACCCGGCCGCGACCGACATCATGAGCTGCGTGTTCGAAGGCGGCATCGTCGACTTCGACACCGCCTGCGAAGTCGAGTCGCGCTACTTCGCCCACTGCGCGCTGTCGCCGGTGGCGAAGAACCTGATCGGCACCATGTGGTTCCAGCTCAACGCGATCAACAAGGGCAAGTCGCGCCCGGAAGGCTTTGCGCCATCCAAGGTGAAGAAAGTCGGCATCCTCGGCGCCGGCATGATGGGCGCGGGCATCGCGTACGTGTCGGCCAAGGCCGGCATCGACGTGGTGCTGCTGGACGTGAGCGTCGAGAACGCGGAAAAGGGCAAGGCGTATTCCGCAGGCCTCTTGGACAAGGCGATCAAGCGCGGGCGCGAGACCGCCGAAGGAAAGCAGGCGCTGCTGGCGAAGATTGCAACGACCGCCAGCGTGGAACACCTCGCCGGCTGCGACCTCGTCATCGAAGCGGTGTTCGAGGACCGCGCCATCAAGGCCGACATGACGAAGAAGACCGAGGCGGTGCTGGCCGCCGACGCCGTGTTCGCCTCCAACACCTCGACGCTGCCGATCACGGGGCTGGCACAGGCCAGCGCGCGCCCGGCCAACTTCATCGGCCTGCATTTCTTCTCTCCGGTCGACAAGATGCCGCTGGTCGAAATCATCGTCGGCGAACAGACCAGCCGGGAGACGCTGGCACGCGGCTTCGACTACGTGCAACAGATCAGGAAGACGCCGATCGTGGTCAACGATGCGCGCGGCTTCTACACCTCGCGCGTGTTCGCCACCTACGTCATGGAAGGCATGAAGCTGCTGATGGACGGTCAGCATCCGCGCTCCATTGAAGTCGCGGGACTGCAGGCCGGCATGCCGGTCGGCCCGCTCGCGCTGCAGGACGAGGTCAGTCTCTCGCTGTCGTGGCACATCATGGAGCAGACGCGCAAGGACTTCGAGGCCGAGGGCAAGCCCTATGCCCCGCATCCGGCGACTGCCTGCCTGAAGAAGATGGTGACGGAACTGGACCGCCCGGGCAAGAAGGCCGGCAAGGGTTTCTACGACTATCCGGCCGACCAGCCGAAACACTTGTGGAGCGGCCTGAAGGATGTATTCCCGGTGGCGCCGCAGCAATTGCCGCAAAAGGACTTGATCGAGCGCCTGATGTTCGTGCAAGCCAATGAAGCGGCGAAATGCTTCGAGGAGAAGGTGGTGCTGACGGTGGCCGACGCCAACATCGGCAGCATCTTCGGCTGGGGCTTCGCGCCGTTCCAGGGCGGCGCGCTACAGTACATCAATGCCTATGGCGTGGACAATTTCGTGCGCCGCGCCAGGGAGCTGGCGGAGCGGTACGGGGAGTATTTCGCGCCGGCGAATATCCTGGTGAAGATGGCGCAGGAAGGCAAGCGCTTCGAGTGA
- a CDS encoding beta-ketoacyl-ACP synthase III, with translation MKQVVISGTGLFTPPHSISNEELVVSFNAYAEQFNADHAAAIAAGEVAAIEPSSVGFIEKASGIKARYVMEKSGILDPQRMVARIPERPDEELSLQAEICVAAAREALERAGRAPGDIDMVLVACSNMQRAYPAIAVEVQDALGIDGYGFDMNVACSSATFGIQTAVAAIQSGQARAVLVLNPEITSGHLNFRDRDSHFIFGDACTALVLEGADTATSRHQFEILGSKLKTKFSNNIRNNFGFMNRFDEAGIGKPDKLFRQQGRKVFKEVCPMAADMIRDTVAATGLELPQVSRYWLHQANLNMNLLIARTLLGRDASPQEAPVILDTYANTSSAGSIIAFHKYQDDLPTGANGVICSFGAGYSIGCVVVRRK, from the coding sequence ATGAAACAAGTCGTCATCAGCGGGACCGGCTTGTTTACGCCGCCGCATTCCATCTCCAACGAAGAACTCGTCGTTTCCTTCAACGCCTACGCGGAACAATTCAACGCCGATCACGCCGCCGCCATCGCCGCCGGCGAGGTGGCGGCAATCGAGCCGTCCAGCGTGGGCTTCATCGAAAAGGCTTCCGGCATCAAGGCGCGCTACGTGATGGAAAAGAGCGGCATCCTCGATCCGCAGCGCATGGTGGCGCGCATACCCGAGCGCCCGGACGAGGAACTGTCGCTGCAGGCCGAGATCTGTGTGGCGGCCGCGCGCGAAGCGCTCGAACGCGCCGGGCGCGCGCCGGGCGACATCGACATGGTGCTCGTCGCCTGCAGCAACATGCAGCGTGCCTATCCCGCCATCGCGGTCGAAGTGCAGGATGCGCTCGGCATCGACGGCTACGGCTTCGACATGAACGTGGCGTGTTCCTCGGCCACCTTCGGCATCCAGACCGCGGTCGCCGCCATCCAGAGCGGACAGGCGCGCGCCGTGCTGGTATTGAATCCCGAAATCACCAGCGGCCACCTGAACTTCCGCGACCGCGACAGCCATTTCATCTTCGGCGACGCCTGCACCGCGCTCGTGCTCGAAGGCGCCGACACGGCGACGTCGCGCCACCAGTTCGAGATCCTCGGTTCCAAGCTCAAGACCAAGTTCTCCAACAATATCCGCAACAACTTCGGCTTCATGAACCGCTTCGACGAAGCGGGCATCGGCAAGCCGGACAAGCTGTTCCGCCAGCAGGGACGCAAGGTGTTCAAGGAAGTGTGCCCGATGGCGGCCGACATGATCCGCGACACGGTTGCCGCCACCGGCCTGGAACTGCCGCAGGTATCCCGCTACTGGCTGCACCAGGCCAACCTGAACATGAACCTGCTGATCGCGCGCACCCTGCTCGGGCGCGATGCGTCGCCGCAGGAAGCGCCGGTGATCCTCGACACCTACGCCAATACTTCGTCGGCCGGCTCGATTATCGCCTTCCATAAGTACCAGGACGACCTGCCGACGGGCGCCAACGGCGTGATCTGCTCGTTTGGCGCCGGCTATTCGATCGGTTGCGTGGTGGTGCGCAGGAAGTAA
- a CDS encoding AMP-binding protein, translating into MKVDQYPVQMLRQWASQQPDRRWLFQPVNGQWKSLTWGQAADQVARMASALQAMGWEPGSRIAISGRNSAHWFLADMAIAMAGYVSVGLYPRQSQENTRYILEHSEAKALFLGPMMDADLFMGALPPDVKTIAFPYPEAPAGDMKWDELVAQHAPLSSYQPPAPETLMTLVYTSGTTGKPKGVMLNYGNVLFTASGALSMIPPEPNERYFSYMPLAHAFERVAVEMASFYTGAEVHFLEHVDKLAEQLPQVAPTRFFGVPLVYSRIQAGVLKKLPQPRLERLMKIPLVRGMVRRKILKGIGLQNARMCVAGAAPMPVPLMDWCRSIGIEIYQGYGMTEASVYPTACLPWQNRIGSVGKPLPDSGFRLSEEGEILFKHGGLMAGYFKEPDLTRQAFTADGYLRTGDKGRLDADGFLYITGRVKDIFKTAKGKYVAPAPIECAFARNSDIDQLLLIGSGLTQPLMFVTLTEDARRKERADVEQSLIADMEAVNATLEPHERIAKCVILRDAWSIDSGLMTPTMKVRRAEVEKRYRDLIDRESRVRDAISWE; encoded by the coding sequence ATGAAGGTCGATCAATACCCGGTGCAGATGCTGCGCCAGTGGGCGTCGCAGCAACCCGACAGGCGCTGGCTGTTCCAGCCGGTCAACGGTCAATGGAAATCCCTGACTTGGGGACAGGCTGCCGACCAGGTTGCGCGCATGGCATCCGCCCTGCAAGCGATGGGTTGGGAACCCGGCAGCCGCATCGCGATTTCCGGACGCAATAGCGCGCACTGGTTCCTGGCCGACATGGCCATCGCCATGGCCGGCTACGTGAGCGTCGGCCTGTATCCGAGGCAGTCGCAGGAAAACACCCGCTACATCCTCGAACATAGCGAAGCGAAGGCCCTGTTCCTCGGGCCCATGATGGACGCCGACCTGTTCATGGGCGCGCTACCGCCGGACGTCAAGACGATTGCCTTTCCGTATCCGGAAGCCCCGGCCGGCGACATGAAGTGGGACGAGCTGGTGGCGCAGCATGCGCCGCTGTCGTCGTACCAGCCGCCGGCGCCGGAAACCCTCATGACGCTGGTCTACACCTCCGGCACCACCGGCAAGCCCAAGGGCGTCATGCTCAATTACGGCAACGTGCTGTTTACCGCCAGCGGCGCGCTGTCGATGATTCCGCCCGAACCCAACGAGCGCTACTTTTCCTACATGCCGCTGGCGCACGCCTTCGAGCGCGTGGCCGTCGAGATGGCCAGCTTCTATACCGGCGCGGAGGTGCATTTCCTGGAGCATGTCGACAAGCTGGCGGAACAGTTGCCGCAAGTCGCGCCGACCCGGTTTTTCGGCGTGCCGCTGGTCTACAGCCGCATCCAGGCCGGCGTATTGAAGAAGCTGCCGCAGCCCAGGCTGGAGCGCCTGATGAAGATTCCCCTGGTGCGCGGCATGGTGCGCCGCAAGATACTGAAGGGCATCGGCCTGCAGAATGCGCGCATGTGCGTGGCGGGCGCGGCGCCCATGCCGGTGCCGCTGATGGACTGGTGCCGCAGCATCGGCATCGAGATTTACCAGGGATACGGCATGACCGAGGCCTCGGTCTATCCGACCGCCTGCCTGCCATGGCAGAACCGCATCGGCTCGGTCGGCAAGCCCCTGCCCGACTCCGGCTTCAGGCTGTCCGAGGAAGGCGAAATCCTGTTTAAGCACGGCGGCCTGATGGCCGGCTATTTCAAGGAGCCGGACCTGACGAGACAGGCGTTCACCGCCGACGGCTACCTGCGCACCGGCGACAAGGGGCGGCTCGACGCGGATGGTTTCCTCTACATCACCGGGCGCGTCAAGGATATCTTCAAGACCGCCAAGGGCAAATACGTCGCGCCCGCGCCGATCGAATGCGCGTTTGCGCGCAATAGCGACATCGACCAGCTGCTGCTGATCGGTTCGGGCCTCACCCAGCCGTTGATGTTCGTGACCCTGACCGAGGATGCGCGCCGCAAGGAGCGGGCCGACGTCGAGCAGAGCCTGATCGCCGACATGGAAGCGGTCAATGCAACCCTGGAACCGCACGAGCGCATCGCCAAGTGCGTCATCCTCAGGGATGCCTGGAGCATCGACAGCGGCCTGATGACGCCGACCATGAAAGTGCGGCGCGCCGAGGTGGAAAAACGCTATCGCGACTTGATCGACAGGGAGAGCCGGGTGCGCGACGCGATCAGCTGGGAGTGA
- a CDS encoding CaiB/BaiF CoA-transferase family protein produces MTNPLLSGIRVLDLTRLLPGPFCTLYLAQLGAEVIKIEEPQGGDYARHLSPELFSLVNRGKQSVTLDLRRAEAVGAFKTLVAGADVVIESFRPGVMDKLGCGYDALREINPRLVYAALTGYGQSGPFKDRAGHDMNYCGYAGVLDQSGTADGPPALSNFQVADLAGGALTCAVGILAAVIGARASGAGSFVDAGMLDGTLALQVMALASLRTFGHAPPRGGDMLTGGLPNYSVYECADGRHVAMAALEPKFFQNFCAAVNRPDLARLPLMPGEAGAPLRKELAALFKSRTRDEWEALLSHKDCCVSAVYSAREALEQAQVRARELVESDSGKPAFRFPIRFSASPRSTAGSPTLGEHTDAVLRAAGVSEAELAALAALRAI; encoded by the coding sequence ATGACCAATCCCCTTCTTTCCGGCATCCGCGTGCTCGACCTCACGCGGCTGTTGCCGGGGCCGTTCTGCACGCTGTACCTGGCCCAGCTCGGCGCCGAGGTGATCAAGATCGAGGAGCCGCAAGGCGGCGATTACGCGCGCCACCTGTCGCCGGAATTGTTTTCGCTGGTTAATCGCGGCAAGCAATCGGTGACGCTCGATCTGCGCCGGGCCGAGGCGGTGGGCGCGTTCAAGACGCTGGTCGCCGGCGCGGACGTGGTGATCGAATCGTTCCGCCCGGGCGTGATGGACAAGCTCGGCTGCGGCTACGACGCGCTCCGGGAAATCAACCCGCGCCTGGTGTACGCGGCCCTGACCGGTTATGGGCAAAGCGGCCCGTTCAAGGATCGCGCCGGACATGACATGAATTATTGCGGCTATGCCGGCGTGCTCGACCAGAGCGGCACGGCGGATGGGCCGCCCGCCTTGTCGAACTTCCAGGTGGCTGATCTGGCCGGCGGCGCACTCACTTGCGCGGTGGGTATCCTGGCCGCCGTCATCGGCGCGAGGGCGTCCGGTGCCGGCAGCTTCGTCGATGCCGGCATGCTCGACGGTACACTCGCGCTGCAAGTGATGGCGCTGGCCTCGCTGCGCACCTTCGGCCATGCCCCGCCGCGTGGCGGCGACATGCTCACCGGCGGCTTGCCCAACTATAGCGTGTACGAATGCGCCGATGGCCGGCATGTGGCCATGGCGGCGCTGGAACCGAAGTTCTTCCAGAACTTTTGTGCCGCGGTAAATCGCCCGGACCTGGCACGCCTGCCGTTGATGCCGGGCGAGGCCGGCGCGCCATTGCGCAAAGAATTGGCTGCCCTGTTCAAATCGAGAACACGCGACGAGTGGGAGGCTTTGTTAAGCCACAAGGACTGTTGCGTCTCTGCGGTCTACTCTGCACGGGAAGCGCTGGAACAGGCGCAAGTGCGTGCGCGGGAACTGGTGGAGTCCGATTCCGGTAAGCCAGCTTTCCGCTTCCCCATCCGTTTTTCGGCATCTCCACGCAGTACGGCGGGCAGCCCGACGCTGGGCGAGCATACCGACGCCGTGCTGCGTGCGGCCGGCGTGAGCGAAGCCGAGCTGGCTGCGCTGGCAGCATTGCGCGCGATTTGA
- a CDS encoding acyl-CoA dehydrogenase family protein — MIPRQLFNADHESFRHSFRRFLNAEVMPRHERWEEQGFVDPAIWRRAGELGFLCTNMPENYGGAGCDRLFSTILLEELARANATGIGWPLHSDIVAPYLLRYGSEELKQAWLPKMASGEAITAIAMTEPGGGSDLQSITTVALEDGDDYVINGSKIFITNGYNCDMAIVAVKTGSSARGAKDVSLIVVEAGRPGFTKGKPLKKAGMKAQDTCELFFDNVRVPRANIVGQRGMGFMMLMQELAWERLLIAITSIANAEAMLEATIAYTKERQAFGRPVSAFQHTRFALAEMKTELQIARVFVDRCIELEIKKELQPDAAAAAKYWCSDLQGKVLDQCVQLHGGYGFMLEYPVARAYVDARAQRIYGGTNEIMKEIIARGI, encoded by the coding sequence ATGATTCCGCGCCAGTTGTTCAATGCCGACCACGAGAGCTTTCGCCACAGTTTTCGCCGTTTTCTGAATGCCGAGGTCATGCCGCGGCATGAACGGTGGGAAGAGCAGGGCTTTGTCGATCCCGCCATCTGGCGCCGCGCCGGCGAGCTGGGCTTCTTGTGCACCAACATGCCGGAGAATTACGGCGGCGCAGGCTGCGACCGCCTGTTCAGCACAATCCTGCTGGAAGAATTGGCGCGTGCCAATGCGACCGGCATCGGCTGGCCGCTGCATTCCGATATCGTCGCGCCCTACCTGCTGCGCTATGGCAGCGAAGAGCTGAAGCAGGCATGGCTGCCGAAGATGGCCTCCGGCGAGGCGATCACCGCCATCGCGATGACCGAGCCGGGCGGCGGCTCCGACCTGCAATCGATTACAACCGTCGCGCTCGAGGATGGCGACGACTACGTCATCAACGGTTCCAAGATCTTCATTACCAATGGCTACAATTGCGACATGGCCATCGTCGCGGTCAAGACCGGCAGCAGCGCGCGCGGTGCAAAGGACGTATCGCTGATCGTGGTCGAGGCCGGCCGCCCCGGCTTCACCAAGGGCAAACCGCTGAAAAAGGCGGGCATGAAGGCGCAGGATACCTGCGAACTGTTCTTCGACAATGTGCGTGTGCCGCGTGCCAATATCGTCGGCCAGCGGGGCATGGGCTTCATGATGCTGATGCAGGAACTGGCCTGGGAACGCCTGCTGATCGCGATTACCTCGATCGCCAACGCGGAAGCGATGTTGGAAGCGACGATTGCCTATACCAAGGAAAGGCAGGCGTTCGGCCGGCCGGTATCGGCGTTCCAGCATACCCGCTTTGCCCTGGCGGAAATGAAGACCGAGCTGCAGATCGCGCGCGTGTTCGTCGACCGCTGCATCGAGCTGGAAATAAAAAAAGAATTGCAGCCCGACGCGGCCGCCGCCGCCAAGTACTGGTGCTCTGACCTGCAGGGCAAGGTGCTCGACCAGTGCGTGCAGCTGCACGGCGGCTACGGCTTCATGCTCGAGTATCCGGTGGCGCGCGCCTATGTCGATGCGCGCGCGCAGCGCATCTACGGCGGCACCAATGAAATCATGAAAGAAATCATCGCCCGCGGCATTTGA
- a CDS encoding glutathione S-transferase N-terminal domain-containing protein — protein sequence MTDLSAFPITRKWPARHPERLQLYSLPTPNGVKVSIMLEETGLPYEAHLVNFGTNDQLSPEFLSLNPNNKIPAILDPDGPNGKPLALFESGAILLYLADKTGRFIPADAAGRYETIQWLMFQMGGIGPMFGQLGFFHKFAGKDYEDKRPRDRYVAESQRLLRVLDQRLEKRQWLMGDTYTIADIATFPWVRNLIGFYEAGELVRIADFPHVLRALDTFVARPAVARGLTIPAA from the coding sequence ATGACCGATCTGTCCGCCTTCCCGATTACCCGCAAATGGCCCGCCCGCCATCCCGAGCGCCTGCAGCTCTATTCTCTGCCCACGCCCAATGGCGTGAAAGTGTCGATCATGCTGGAAGAAACCGGCCTGCCGTACGAGGCGCACCTGGTGAACTTCGGCACCAATGACCAGCTGTCTCCGGAATTCCTCTCTCTCAATCCGAACAACAAGATCCCGGCCATCCTCGACCCCGACGGCCCGAACGGCAAGCCGCTGGCACTGTTCGAATCCGGCGCCATCCTGCTTTACCTGGCCGACAAGACCGGACGGTTCATTCCCGCCGACGCGGCCGGCCGCTACGAAACAATCCAGTGGCTGATGTTCCAGATGGGCGGCATCGGGCCGATGTTCGGCCAGCTCGGCTTCTTCCATAAATTCGCCGGCAAGGACTACGAAGACAAGCGCCCGCGCGATCGTTACGTCGCCGAATCGCAGCGCCTGCTGCGCGTGCTCGACCAGCGGCTGGAAAAGCGCCAATGGCTCATGGGCGACACCTATACCATCGCCGACATCGCAACCTTTCCCTGGGTGCGCAACCTGATCGGTTTTTACGAAGCCGGCGAGCTGGTGCGCATCGCCGATTTCCCGCATGTCTTGCGCGCGCTCGATACGTTTGTCGCGCGGCCGGCGGTGGCCAGGGGGCTGACCATTCCCGCGGCGTAA
- a CDS encoding peroxiredoxin yields the protein MSLRINDIAPDFQATTTQGPLKFHEWIGDGWAILFSHPKDFTPVCTTELGYMAKIEPEFSKRNCKLIGLSVDPVDRHQAWAKDIEETQGALPKYPIIADSDLSISKMYNMLPADEPGTSEGRTAATNATVRSVFVIGPDKKIKMMLTYPMSTGRNFDEILRALDSMQLTMESKVATPANWKQGDDVIIAPSVSDDEAKGLFPEGWTTLKPYLRMVKQPQRGGQAGSR from the coding sequence ATGTCATTACGAATCAACGATATCGCACCCGACTTTCAAGCCACGACGACGCAGGGGCCGCTCAAGTTCCATGAATGGATCGGCGACGGCTGGGCCATCCTGTTTTCGCATCCGAAGGATTTCACGCCGGTGTGCACCACCGAGCTCGGCTACATGGCCAAGATAGAGCCCGAATTTTCCAAGCGCAACTGCAAGCTGATCGGCCTGTCGGTGGACCCGGTGGACAGGCACCAGGCCTGGGCCAAGGATATCGAGGAAACGCAGGGCGCCTTGCCCAAGTACCCGATCATCGCCGACAGCGACCTGTCCATCTCCAAGATGTACAACATGCTGCCGGCGGATGAGCCGGGCACTTCCGAGGGACGCACCGCGGCCACCAATGCGACCGTGCGCTCGGTGTTCGTGATCGGGCCGGACAAGAAGATCAAGATGATGCTGACCTATCCGATGAGCACCGGACGCAATTTCGACGAAATCCTGCGCGCGCTCGATTCGATGCAGCTGACCATGGAAAGCAAGGTCGCCACGCCGGCCAACTGGAAGCAGGGCGACGACGTCATCATCGCGCCATCGGTCAGCGACGACGAGGCGAAGGGCCTGTTCCCGGAAGGCTGGACCACGCTCAAGCCCTATCTGCGCATGGTCAAGCAACCGCAGCGCGGCGGGCAGGCGGGCTCGCGCTAG